The Engystomops pustulosus chromosome 2, aEngPut4.maternal, whole genome shotgun sequence genomic interval GCTGCGGGCTTCTTCTTGGCCGCCTTGTCCTTGGTGTCGAGCTGCTTCTTGTTGAGCTTGAAGGAGCCGGAGGCGCCGCTGCCTTTGACCTGGAGCAGGGTGCCCTTGGTGACCTGCGACTTGATGGCCAGCTTGAGGCGGCCGTTGTTCTTGTCAACGTCGTAGCCGCCGGCAGCCAGGGCCTTCTTGAGGGCGGCCAGGGACACCCCGCTGCGCTCCTTGGAGGCGGACACGGCTTTGATGATGAGCTCGGAGACGCTGGGGCCGGAGGGCTTCTTGGCGCTCTTCTTGGCGGCAGCGGCCTTCTTGGGCTGCTTCTTGGCCTTGGCGGCCGGTTCGGCGGCAGGGGGAGCTGCGGCGGCGGGCGCGGTTTCTGCCATCTTCAGATATGAAGGGACtcgcacacaaaactctgctgacaGTTCGTGAATCGCGAGCAGCGCGCTCTCCCGCCTCTTATATCTACAACGgcggcgctctgattggctgccgagtGGCATCGTCCTCCGCCCCTATTGGCTGACACTGAGCGCCGCTGCCGACTCCCTCCATCCGGGCCTGAGGGAAGCTCCGCTCTGCCCGTGTGCTTCCCTGCCCGGGAGAGCAGCCCCTTAGCGGACACCAGCGGACAGGCCG includes:
- the LOC140116949 gene encoding histone H1A-like, with translation MAETAPAAAAPPAAEPAAKAKKQPKKAAAAKKSAKKPSGPSVSELIIKAVSASKERSGVSLAALKKALAAGGYDVDKNNGRLKLAIKSQVTKGTLLQVKGSGASGSFKLNKKQLDTKDKAAKKKPAAAKPKKPAAASAKKAPKSPKKPKKAPSAAKSPKKAKKPAAAAAKSPKKAAKKPKAAPKPKKVTKSPAKKAAKPKAAAAKSPAKKKAATKAKKPAAKK